Proteins encoded by one window of Lepeophtheirus salmonis chromosome 3, UVic_Lsal_1.4, whole genome shotgun sequence:
- the LOC121114165 gene encoding uncharacterized protein, producing MRTTLLKIIITLQFSCLLAVPGGLLIGGRGGTPGQTHLTHGNSEINQDTNNDEGNVIENLLPRKEYRKISAGPSYPIKRQDFYNYNNDYDYPEQQEEDPRHLSQDSIKQPNFNIPNDFKSNFGNFNEFLKSFDGSSKGFANFLNTVNLNSFRANSGGFADDNSKENQEPQQQQQQDYGYQPEPEEKPTFTRPQPVYVPKEESPEKDYGFDPENADFRYKEESLYPEFKSQQSQFENYRDEGRSPEYDDDFNFDFPKTEFEEFQEVIKKERPLIQEEESDFEESPPYPEPKDFPREIIKYDDPQFINNPQENRENPALLYNPIDSSSEQKKKTHIIRPVQTKVPIYSENNFRGPVKPLSTNLHTSHQLIQIPSIDDRFHPIAKDTVPVFTGFDNNQEIITAPPFPKRRFVNSLRGHTFDVKLGAGFNTGDGTPLDTETVEPITHFSKK from the exons ATGCGGActacacttttaaaaattattataactctaCAGTTTTCGTGTTTATTAGCAGTACCTGGAGGTCTGCTAATTGGAGGTCGTGGAGGAACCCCAGGACAGACTCACTTGACACATGGAAATAGCGAAATCAATCAGGATACAAACAATGATGAAGGAAACGTTATAGAGAATCTTTTGCCAAGGAAAGAGTACAGAAAGATATCCGCTGGTCCTTCCTATCCCATCAAAAGGCAGGACTTTTATAACTATAACAATGACTACGACTATCCAGAGCAACAGGAGGAGGATCCTCGACATTTATCTCAGGat AGCATCAAGCAACCTAACTTCAACATCCCAAATGATTTTAAATCCAACTTTGGAAACTTTAACgaatttttaaagagttttgATGGAAGTAGCAAGGGTTTTGCAAACTTCCTAAACACTGTCAACTTAAACTCCTTCCGAGCAAATAGTGGAGGATTTGCCGATGACAACTCAAAGGAAAATCAAGAGCCTCAACAGCAGCAACAACAAGACTACGGTTATCAACCAGAACCAGaagaaaaaccaacatttacTCGTCCTCAGCCTGTTTACGTCCCTAAAGAGGAGAGTCCCGAGAAAGATTATGGATTTGATCCAGAAAATGCGGATTTTCGATACAAAGAAGAGTCACTCTATCCTGAATTTAAATCTCAACAATCTCAATTTGAAAA CTATCGAGATGAAGGAAGGAGTCCGGAATATGATGACGATTTTAACTTTGACTTTCCTAAAACTGAATTTGAAGAGTTTCAAGAAGTTATAAAGAAAGAGCGTCCTTTGATTCAAGAGGAAGAGTCGGACTTCGAAGAGTCCCCTCCCTATCCGGAACCAAAAGATTTCCCAAGagaaattatcaaatatgatgATCCACAGTTTATCAACAATCCTCAAGAGAATAGAGAGAATCCCGCATTACTTTACAATCCAATCGACTCATCATCCGAACAGAAGAAGAAAACCCATATCATTCGTCCCGTTCAAACCAAAGTCCCAATATACTCTGAAAATAATTTCCGCGGTCCAGTTAAACCCCTTTCTACGAACTTACACACGAGTCATCAGCTCATCCAAATTCCTTCGATTGATGATCGATTCCATCCCATTGCCAAG GACACTGTACCCGTCTTTACGGGGTTTGACAACAATCAAGAAATCATAACAGCTCCTCCATTTCCTAAAAGAAGATTTGTTAACTCTCTGAGAGGACATACTTTTGACGTAAAG